In Massilistercora timonensis, the following are encoded in one genomic region:
- the rpmC gene encoding 50S ribosomal protein L29, whose amino-acid sequence MKINAFVEDLKTKSAAELNEELVAAKKELFNLRFQNATNQLDNTSRIKEVRRNIARIQTVITEKKGV is encoded by the coding sequence GTGAAAATTAATGCATTTGTAGAAGATTTAAAAACAAAATCAGCTGCAGAGCTGAACGAAGAATTAGTAGCTGCTAAGAAGGAACTCTTCAACCTGAGATTCCAGAACGCAACCAACCAGCTGGACAACACCAGTCGGATCAAAGAAGTAAGAAGAAACATTGCCAGAATTCAGACAGTCATCACTGAGAAGAAAGGGGTGTAA
- the rpsQ gene encoding 30S ribosomal protein S17: MERNLRKTRVGKVISNKMDKTIVVAVEDHVKHPLYKKIVKRTYKLKAHDEANECNIGDTVKVMETRPLSKDKRWRLVEVMEKVK, translated from the coding sequence ATGGAAAGAAATCTTAGAAAAACCCGTGTGGGCAAGGTGATCAGTAATAAAATGGACAAAACCATCGTTGTCGCAGTTGAGGACCATGTAAAACATCCGCTTTACAAGAAGATCGTAAAGAGAACCTACAAGCTGAAGGCGCATGACGAGGCAAATGAGTGTAACATCGGCGACACCGTAAAAGTTATGGAGACAAGACCGCTGTCCAAGGACAAGAGATGGAGACTTGTCGAAGTTATGGAGAAAGTTAAATAG